In Aedes albopictus strain Foshan chromosome 3, AalbF5, whole genome shotgun sequence, the following are encoded in one genomic region:
- the LOC109413708 gene encoding large ribosomal subunit protein eL32 — translation MALRPAYKPKIVKKRTKKFIRHQSDRYDKLAPNWRKPKGIDNRVRRRFKGQYLMPNIGYGSNKRTRHMLPNGFKKFLVHNVRELEVLMMQNRVYCAEIAHAVSSKKRKQIVERAKQLAIAVTNPNGRLRSQENE, via the exons ATGGCCCTGCGACCAGCTTATAAGCCCAAAATCGTCAAGAAGCGGACGAAGAAGTTCATCCGCCACCAGTCGGACCGCTATGACAAGCTTGCC CCCAACTGGCGTAAGCCGAAAGGTATTGATAACCGAGTGCGCCGTCGCTTCAAGGGTCAGTACCTGATGCCCAACATCGGTTACGGATCGAACAAGCGCACCCGCCATATGCTGCCCAACGGATTCAAGAAGTTCCTGGTCCACAACGTCCGCGAGCTGGAGGTGCTGATGATGCAGAACCGTGTCTACTGCGCCGAAATCGCCCACGCCGTGTCGTCCAAGAAGCGCAAGCAGATTGTCGAGCGCGCCAAGCAGCTGGCCATCGCCGTGACGAACCCGAACGGCCGTCTGCGCTCGCAGGAGAACGAGTAA